GCCTCCCAGCCACTGGAACTCTCACTGCAAAGACaataaaattcagaagtttAGACACTGAGTGCACTGCCTACAGTTTAATTATTGTGCAACTGGAAGAAAATCACAACAGACTGGAGAAATGACAGAACCTTACCTGGTACGTTAGCCTGTGGAATCAGTAATAGAAATAGGAAATGGGGTGTTTGGCATTAGAAAACAATTCTACACTAAGCTGCTGCTAATACATTCCTGCCTGATTAGTCAACCTATGCTCAGTTGCTGTGAACACAAGTATGTgcttgtttgtgtgtgtgaacaCAAGTTCATTCCTAAACAGTAATAATCAGCTTTATACCACACTGAAAATTAACCAAAGGTAGGTCATAATATTCTGAAGCTCTCCTGTTTGCATTTTCTAGCACAAATTTAGTCATTCACTGGATTCACTCAACTTTTTAATGGGTACATTCTGGTTTTACTCATTCTATTGTTACCAGTGAACTTGTCTAGAGAGTCCCAAGTTATAGCAACATAAATGCAGTTTTTGTTACTTAAGTATTACTGCTTTTCAGCACTCAATTAAACCTCCCTCAATCCTCTGCTCAGGGAAACTGACCCCCACAATTACATTCCTACAAATACTGACCACATAAGGCTTTACCAGTAGGACCACCTGGACAGAGGTTGTAAATGATAGTGTTAGttctttctctccctgtggAGGACACTGAGACAATTCATCATGGTTCTTTTTTtacaagaacaagaaaataatttcatatatatattaCTCCTGAAGAACACAAAAGGAGAAACGAACACTaggtttttattaataattagtTTTCAGATATCATCTTTCATCCCTATACaatatttgtgggttttttttgaagcaGGTAAGAAACCACAGAATTCAAGATTAGCAGTATAATGAAATCTTTTCTCACAGATCAAAACACCAGTTTTGATCTGAAACATTTCCCTCAACAGCACAGCAACAAGTGAAAGCttggtaaaataaaaaacaggtTAATTTTAAGAAGTGACAACTGCTTCCTGGTTTATGCAACAAAGTTTGAAGGAAAAACTGCAGAACTGGTGATATATAGATTATCTATACATAAATAACATCATTAATTTGAAATTCTCTCGTGATACCTGAATCTGTTCCATGTGATTTCAATGGCAAAGCTTAATTTTGGCACTGGGAAGTGCACAAAGCATGTTGCACTGAAACTTTCTGAAATGTATACTTTAATACAttgaggggagagaaaaaatgaagcataaaTCCatgaggggagagaaaaaatgaagcataaaTCCTACCAGTACTGCGAACACAAAGTGATCAAAAGACAGCCTGAGAGGGATCTTCCAACCTGTCCCACCATTGCTAGCTCTGTGTGAGTGGCCACCTACCTTCATGTAGGCAAACTCCTTCATTGCTGCTATCCGGGACAAGTACAGCCAGGACATTTTATGCCTGTGCTTGTGGTAGTCAcgtttgtttttcaggtttcgGAAGGAGGTTCTCCCCAGCCGGTGTAACTTCAGTGCAAACTGTTGCTCCTCTTCATTGGCAACAATATAAATATCTAGAAAATACGTAACAGCACAGATCCAAGAAATTAACCACATCTAACAAGCCAGATGAAAAAGTGCAGTGAAAGTTTGTTACCTCACTCCTCACCCTTTCTGATCTGCAAGTTTTAGCAAAGGCAGCTAATTACATAGTGTGTATTAGAAGTTTGAACatgaagaaattactttttttaagaGTTCATGGTACTACAATAGAAGAAGTGCAGATGGGATCTGAAGTTTCTTCCAGTGCTCTGGTGTTCTTAACCACATCCTGTAAGAGTTTCTCCTTCCTGATGAATGGACAGACAACTCAAGGGATAAGACTCTTAATTTAGTGTTAACAAATaccttaaatttaatttctagcGTTTGCCCCAAATAATCGCGGTCTCCAATTACAGAAGTCACATTCTGTGTCAAACTACATGAACCAACAGGTTCCTGAATAACAGGAACCAAGATAGTGTTCCGATAGTTTTGAGCCTATTTTAGTTTACTACCTTATTTTTCAGTGGgatgaaaaagctgaaattacCTTTTTGCTAAATGGTTTGAAACTCTTCACAAAGCACAACACAAGCAGCACCTGCCTGAAAAGTacctttttaaataatgaactAAGAAACTAACAAATTGGGCAAAATGCAATAACACTGttgtaaaaaaaatactcaaatgtAGCCAGAAGCCTCACAGAGCACTTGAACATGCTATGTTCACACACATCTTGGTGTTTGACAGATTAATTTATCTGCCTGTCCAGAGGAAAACTCTCCAAGTTTCTAGCAAAATATCTGCAGTATTACagatgtgtttgttttaaaaaattatttaaaatgtcattttattttACCTGATTCTTTGCCAACACCCATCTGGTTCCCCACAGAATTGATGACTTGTCGGGAAGAGAGCGTTTTCAGAGCCAGGTAGTCATATCCTGCATTAGTTAACCGATAACCCTGGACAGCtgggtaaaaataaaatacatttcactCCTTCTTATGCATAtatcacatttaaaataaatctcaatTTAGTCTTGTTTCTTGTAGTACATAACACCCATGTAATATTTCAGCCCTTGGCTCTTACCAGCCCCGTGTGACTGAATggtgaaaatatttaagttgGATTGAGCAACCCTCAGTCCTCTGAAGAACTGGGACAAAAGGGAGAGGCATTTCCCATAGATATCCCCGCTGTGTTTGCAGGGCCAGATCCAATTAAAAGGCTggagggaatggggaaaggCCTGCACAACCTTGTCATATGGCAGATAATAAATACTGCTTTAGCAGCTGTTCCTGAGGCAGTGAAATGCCCAAGGATTGTGCAGTCTGTTCCAGAACTATGACAATATCACTCACTTGGGCTGATTCCTACATGCACTGGAACACTGCTTCAAgtgatgattattttttttaccttattctagcaaaaaagaaagttaactgttcatcttttttctgtctctcactTCTAAAGATACAATCAGACACAGCATCTGGTGCTCCACAAACCCACATTTCCAGGCTGAGtccaagagaaggaaaaacaaccaCTCTGGGCACTCCTACATCCTAACCTGTTGGGCAGGTACCAGGTACTGTGAGGCACAGTATAAGGGGACAGGATAAGGAAGAGGGGTCCAACACAAAATTTAAACTCACTTTTAGTTCGTTCGTAAGCCAGAAGTTTGTGCTTCGCCAACTCTCTCAAAATTTTATTACAGCCCCCATGTTTAAGGCTGGCAATGGAAGCAATTAAGCTAGCAGGAACTATTTCATGGTTCTTCATGCCCATTTCCACCTAaaagagtaattaaaaacaGATTTGTCAGCCCTATGTTGAAGTACAATGAAGTACAGATCTTGCCCAAGAGTAAAATCCCTTTTCAAAtaggcaatttttaaaaactacagaTTTTAAGACTTAACTTTCTACATTTTAAGCCTGAACAAAGCTTTCCATTTGCTTCATTGCTCCTTGGCAGTTTACGTACAGCCCACCCAGGGAAGTTCTTCAGTGCCAGCCACGACACGAGTAACTAATTAGATTTCAGTCCCAGTCCCGGGgagcagaaagagcagagaCGCTGGGGATACTACCTCACCTTGATGGGTCTGCGACTACCCGGGCATCCCCAGGGACTTCCCTGGCATCCCCAGAGAACCCCCAGGCATCCCCAAGAAGTCCCTGTcactccccattccccccaGCCGAGCGGCCGAAAAAGATACCGGCCCGAACCCTGCCTTCCCCAGAAGAGGCCAGCACGGAGGCCCAGGGGAGGCAGCGGCACCACAGGCGGGTCCCTCCCGCCGCGGGCCGCGACACCGCCCGCCCGGCCCAACCCCGCTGCCCGTGCCCGCTCACCGCGGTCAGCACCCTGAAGTGCTCCCGGGACAGGTACCGCAGCATCACCACGTTCAGCTTCCCCATGGCCGCAGCGGCGGAGGAGCAGGGAcggggaaaagaggaaaagaaggaaaaagatcaggagaaggatgaggagaaaGATGTGGCGGGTGAGGCGAAGGAGCGCATGCCGCGCATGCGCAGCAGCGCCCTGGCTAGGTCCTGGCAGCTGCGTGCGCTGCCGCGCTCCGCCGGGTCCCGCTGCGCCCCGCCCGTCACCGAGCCGGGAACCCGAACCGAAACGCAGCGTAACTCTGCTCCGAGCTCGGCGGGACCCTCTTCCATGCCTCCCTGCTGCGGGGGAGTTTTTGGGACGCCCGTGCAGCTGCCAGGACCTGTTCCCCTAAGGAGGCCTTCTCGCTCGTCACGTGACGCTGCGGAACTGTGTGGAATGTCCGGGAGCGGTGGGGTCGTGTGCCTGGGAAAGAGAGAGCTCTCTTCTCCGAGGATAACCCGGTGTTGCCAACCTATTTCAACACAAGTCCAGACGTTTTGGCAATCTAATGTAGAGAAAAACTCTTTGATCTTCATTTACACTTCATAGCGAATATTTCACTAGGAGAAAGTGAAGAACGTTCACGTTCCACAACTTAGACACCCGTAAAAGCAAGTTTTGAATGCCAAAATGTCAATACTTGTTGCAGTTTCCTTCACGTTAACATACTAGAACGTAATCTGGTGTATTTCTtgctctcccttttttttttcttctttttcccccactgtCTGTAGTAGGTATGAAAATAAGAAGggaagataattttaatttctctcagtCATCTGTGTTCAGCTCTCTATTCAgctattttgaaaaaagaaaaagaaaaacccgAATAAAAACAATCCAAAGAGCAGAAGACAGCCCTACCAGGTGCACATATTGTGAACAAAGACTACTCATATTTACTATCTGTGATCTCTGACTCTTGCATCCCTTGTAGACTGTACGCTTGCTCATTGAATTTCCATCCTTTATTGTGGATTGTAAATTTTAGAGACTCTGTAATTGTTACAGATTAcaggaaattttaatttgtctgtCTTTGTTTTCATCTACCTGCTAATGCCATGGTCAGTTCTCTCAGATGAGTCCATTTCATAGACAGACAACAGGAAAAATGCTGAGCTGCATCCTCCAAGGAACTTTGATTTTGGCCCAATTCCTCATCGAGCTGACACAAAACAAGCATTCCCCTTTTCCAGGCACATCTAGTAGCAAATGAAGACcatttttttctactctttactgggttttttatttttttaaagaactctTGTCTTTCCTGCCTTGCTCTGATTCTAGAGCCATGAACTGAGACGATCCTGTCACTCATTCTGGAACAGATTTTGCCACCTGGTTagcaggggaagaaagaaaagaaacttccAGCTTCAGGAGACAGGGAAATGAAGACATGAGGCTTGGTGTCCTTGTCCAGCTTTCCATTATGAATGTATGACCTTTgtctatattttcttttataatctGACTGCCTGAAGAACTAGTTAGTAAATTCTGTGCTCCTGATATATCACTATTCCATTTGCCAACAGAAGTAAAAAGAGCCCCAAAAGCAAAGAATCCACAATTGTGtagataaaaattattctgtagGGATCGGTCTTTTTCTAAGGGTGTGAAATCTCCAGGAAGAGGAGATCCAATTATTACAGTCAGACTTATTGACAGCATTctagaaatagaaaatgctATGTGAAATACCTACATTTTACTCCTTCAGAATTTCATAAagatttgttttgctttctgtgacTGTACTTTTGGAAAGATTACAATATAAACTGCTCTTTCATGTACAGGAATTTCTGTGTGACCTcatgggggggaaaaaaaaaaaaaaacaacacaaacaccAAAAAGGCAGACAGCTGATCTCCAGAGACAAGAATTAACTAgttactttttcctttaaatagaAACTGTCTGGAAGCTTAAGGAGAATGTATCCCATCTGATCCACAACTCAGGGATGTAAAGTTGTAAAGTCTGGTGGCATGCTCCACAAATTCATGGAATTACTTAGGCCACACTGTACTGCAATTATGCTGTGTTCTGATGTTTTCAAGTGAAagtaaatataaagaaaagcagagtaaAAATTCACTCAACTGAATTGTGTGTTATAAAATCCACTGTTTCATACTCTGGAAAGAAATCATAAATTTTGACTATGTTGAGTGTTTCATTCCATGAGAGCTCTTCTTGACATACGGTAAGACATGAAACAGGTCAAttgaaaattttcatattttgtttttttttttccttttgagaaaGGGAAGTGGAAAGATCACAGCATCCTGAAGACTAGCACAAACTAATCCTCACACCATTCCTGTTGGCAACTCCTTAAATTGTTTTGACAGCCAGGTCTGGGCCAACCAAGAACAGTACAAAGAAATCCAGTCAGGCAGACAGCTACAGTGCCATTCATCAGTACTGGAAAAAGTATTCCAGAGCTTGGCATCTGTGCTCCAGTGCTTGCCAAGCTCATCCCCGGAGTGGCCACACAGGCACTGGCTTTCACAGCcgtgaaacagaaggaaagcagaTCTCTGTGAGCCACAGTGTGAACAGTGGGAGAGCACACTGCCATGGTCCTGAGAATCAGAAAAGTAAAAGCTGGGAAACTCATGCATTGGGATAAGGACAGTTTAATAGGGGAAGCAAAGgctgcacacacaagcaaagcaaaataaggaatgaATACCCTGCTTCCCATGGCTGGGCTGGTGTTCAGCAcctccagcagggcagggtccCATCGCACATCACAGtaacttgggaagacaaatgccatcattCCACATGTCCCctgcttccttcttctcccATTTTACACACCAAGTCTGATGCCATGTGTCTGGAATACCCCttgggtcagtttgggtcacctgtcctggctgtgtcccctcccatgTACCTCCAATCCCCTCACCAGTGTGGCAGTAAGAATAACAGGAAAGGCCTTGGCtttgtgcaagccctgctcagcagtagcaaaaacatctctgtattatcagCCCTGAGTTCAGCACAGGTCAAAAATACAGCCCTATAACAGCCCCTAGGAacaaaattaactctaccccagccaaaaccaacaCAGAGGTGCAGAGTATAAACTGTGGAGATGCTCCCCTTGTTGATTCCCACTGGATCCTGTcagttcccagcagcagggaaagggcagggggcagctggcagtgcccacgcTGCACCAGTGCCTCACAAGAACTGgtctgcagggaaaaaagagcagaacaggaacaaccaaacccaaacacagCTCAGTGAACCTTTATTACTGAAATTCACAGATTTCACCCCAGacagagagctctgctgctgccctaCAGCACCAGCCAGGCACAGGAATGCTGCTTGGAGGGACTTACTGCTGCCAGATGATTTTCAGGTTCGGGGGCAGCTCTGCGGCCGCGAGTTCATCGATCTTGGTGCTGTCCTTCACGGGGCTGCGATAGAAGCCCAGCACGTCCCCGGCGCGGCGCATGCGGTGCAGCTGTGAGTTGGGGACAGCGTGTCCCAGCTCTGCCGCCAGCCGGGCCAGCAGGCGATGCTTCAGCCTGTTCTCCTGCAGGGGAGTCTGCTGCCAGTCCTGGGGAACAGAGGGCCCGAAGACCTCCCTGACGTGGGACTcgaggcagctctgcaggtccTCGGGAGGGACGTAGCTCCGGCGGCGTGGCGGGGGGTGGATCAGGCTGGGCTcgctcctctcctccctctcagGAACTGCTCGGTCTGCTTccacttctctttcctccttcctgctggcACCAGAACACATGTTCAGCCTCTGGGCTACACAAGACAGAGTCAGAGCATTTTTGTATTCGTGGTGTTTTAAACCACTCAATCCAGACACTCCACATATCCCATGGACTCATCAGGTCTGTCAGCCAGAAGTGCACAGGCTTTCCCCAAGTGCTGCTCCCCACACAGGCTGCCTCTGCAGAGCAATCACCCCCCCCACCTTATTTCATTGGTCTGAgtgaaagcagcattttaacaaGATTAGTTACTTGTTTTCTGTTACAGCTCCATTTCCTAATCTGCTGTgaataaaaagcatttcagaaaataaccactattacagaagaaaatcagtgcccatatgtaaaaaaaaaatcactactagtttttaagaaaaaaaatttactttctcATATGCCCCAATCTAGTCAACAATCCATGCGTTGTTGTTTGGTTTCACGCAAAACGTTACAGAGGAACTGTTTTCCATTCCCGCGaaatccctttcttcccatTCCTAACAAAAACAGTAACAGCTCTAAAGGCTCCAACCCTGCACCGCTGCGCCCCCGCCAGCAGTGCACCTCGGTGGGCGCTGGTTGCCCAGAGAACCTGTGGAGCCTGCTTCCCTAAGAACATTCCAAAGCCGCCTGGACAAACCCTGAGGAACTTTCTCGGGGGTGCCAGGCTAAATGACCTCCAGAGGCCCACGGCCCGATGAAGGCCCGGCATGAGGAGAAGGCCAGAAGCCACCTCCACCCAGTGCCCTGCGGGTACCTGCGGCCGCCCCAGAACGCCCTGAGCCCCGCGGGCCCGAGCTCCGGCCTCCGCCGCGCCGCTGCCCGCAGCGCCCGCACCGCCGCCATGCTGGGGGCGCGCCGGGCACCGTCCTCGGCCACCGCGGGTGACGCATTTCTGCCGCGCCCCGCAAAGCCTCATGGGAAATGTAGTCCGTTCCCTCAAGCCCGCCCCCTCGCTGGGAAGCGGAACGTGGGGAAATTTCCTTCGGAAAAGGCGTTCTTTgatgtttgggttttgtgtgcTTTCAGGCCTAATCgacaggaaggaagggagattTAATCAAGCAGGCAATGTTGCGAACAGGCTTAGGAAGAAACTTTAACAAAAAGGAGGCAGGTTAAAAACTAGTAAAACTAAAACTAGTAAGCCTGTTTATTGCAAAGCGAACAACTGGAAGCAAAAGCCTCAGGCTAGTCCGGAGACCGTTTCAACAGCTTAGTAATTGTAACCTAGGGGTGTTTTCAGGGAAAGCGGCTCCGAGGAAAGAGCCGGGTGTCCGACACCCCAGGCCTTTTAAAGTCTCTCTCATGTCCTGATTGGGGCGCTCAGGATCCGCGCTGTGACAGGTCTATTTCTCCGTTGCTGATTGACTTATAAGCTGGTGCAGTCTTGGCCAATCATTTTGGAATTCTCGACTCCCCTTGGTTGGTCTCTCTTCCAATCTTGATTTAAGTTGTGGTTGTGTTCTGTGATGTGTAATACTCCTGAAAGTTTCTCTGCCCCTCCACAAAGATTGgcaccccagctcctccccGGTTCCACTCCCCCTTTATATGCGAGCAACAGTACTGGGTTTGTACAGTATTTCAGTAAAACACAATTTGTTACTTGTATTAACAACATTTAACTTATATTAACAACATTTAACTTTGTAACAACATTTAACCATTGTTAACTATGTTCTCCAaaggtttaaattttatttttgctcatAACAGGCAACAAGCTGTAAGTGATGTCCAGGTGTTGAAAACTGGCAGAACCACGGAATATGCTGAATTGTAAGGGACCCGTCaggaccatcaagtccaactcctggacctgcacagcaccattcccaaaAGTCCCACCATGTGCCCGAGGGTATcgtccaaatgcttcttgagctctgtcaggctggtgccaTTTCAGTGACTTCTTAAGTGTTACACTGCTTTTCTTCACTGGAAAATCTAGCATGGAAACATATTTTCCAGATGGTATATAGAAAGGCAAAATGTGATGCTGCAGTATCAGGTTTAATGAAGGAGCAAGTTCTAACGTCCTGTAACACAATGCACATGTGAAAATCATGGTTGTCAGACCAAACATGCCCACATTGAGGTGCACAGCTGCAAGCCAAATTTTCTCTCCAAAATCCCACATACCCATATTGCAATGACATGCAAACTTCTTTGTTGTGATGCCCGAAAGATAGGCTGGAAATGAAAGCACATAGACTGGTTACTacatgtggatattctcagctcaatccgagagaaagagaaaggttttctaacgaggcaagagcctgggaagcagttgggaaagaatgtaaataattctctaatctaccttgttgttcacattgtttatagatatgttctgccacagtgcgtcattcactgcacaccaatggtgtgacatgttttcactctaagaccaatgaaattagtcttctcaaagttctctatatatagagtggtgcatttgaaataaaggagagttcattttcttagccttctgatctggagttctttgttcccgtcctgctcaacagcgtcatcTACAGAGCAGGCATTTGTTTATTGCAGCGCTGGAGGTGAGGGGGATTTTTCCTATTAACTCACCCACCTTTGTCAAGGGCTGTGATATATTTATACAATAAGTATTGCTTAGTGTTACTATGTCACTAAAATGCCATCATATACATGCCTGGACTAATTTACACAGTGTGATCTTATGGTTATAAATAGTTGTTTTGCACTCTGCTTTCACCTCCCCAATTTGGGGGTCATCGAGGATCTTTGATGAAGCTTTCAAAGTCTTCTTTGCATCTGAAATTTTCAACTTTGTCTTTGGAGCATGTGCAGTTACACTGTTCCTTGGTCTGTCTGGTCTTAACTGGcctaaattatttgttttgtggCTAACTGGCTTTGCACTTGACAATTTTTCTTTAGTACTATACTTATCTATCTCTAAAACTATCCACCtggtgagttttttttctttttcttttgtctatTCAGCAAAATATATACTAGCCATTACATCagagaaaaagttatttatatCAGGTTATATACGTATAAAAGTTATGACTTAGGTTATATAGGTATAAAAAGCTGTGATTCAGGTTATATAGGTATCAggttatatagatatataaaaagTCATGATTTAGGTTATATTGATATCAGGTTATATAGATACATCAGGTTATATTGGTATCTTATAACTCAAGCTATATAAGCACCTTGTAATTTTGATCCAAGTTATATAGGCATCAGTCGCTTAGCagaatttttcagtgaaaaacacTGATGCTGTATAAATGGTGTATCAGCATTGCAGTTTATATGAATCCACACTACAGTCATTCACCAGCTCTAGGCCTATAGGTttgattttttgctttaatttctttctcccCGTCCTGCAGGCCAGTACTCCTGGAGGGAAGTATAGCACAAGGACTGCTGGACAAACATCATACCCTCAGGAACATCACCCTCTGCAACCTTGGACATTGGCATGTTTTTACCACAGAGACCCAGTGTTTGCCTGAAGAATGACGTCATTTCTCCATTTGtttggctgctgcagtgacCCTTTGGCCTTTacatggacaggtgagaccCTGATTTCTCTCTCCACAACACTGTCTTCCTCCTTGAGCCTctcttgtgcagctgcaggCCAAGGTCAGTGCTTGTAGGAAACCTTAGGAGCCTGCCAGGCTGCCAGTCAGCAGAGAAACCTCTGAAGGAGCTGACACTGCATCCAGTCAAAGGCCTTGTGCTTGTGGTCCTCTGTTTTC
This sequence is a window from Vidua chalybeata isolate OUT-0048 chromosome Z, bVidCha1 merged haplotype, whole genome shotgun sequence. Protein-coding genes within it:
- the MRPL50 gene encoding 39S ribosomal protein L50, mitochondrial isoform X2; the encoded protein is MAAVRALRAAARRRPELGPAGLRAFWGGRRKEEREVEADRAVPEREERSEPSLIHPPPRRRSYVPPEDLQSCLESHVREVFGPSVPQDWQQTPLQENRLKHRLLARLAAELGHAVPNSQLHRMRRAGDVLGFYRSPVKDSTKIDELAAAELPPNLKIIWQQ
- the MRPL50 gene encoding 39S ribosomal protein L50, mitochondrial isoform X1, which encodes MAAVRALRAAARRRPELGPAGLRAFWGGRSRKEEREVEADRAVPEREERSEPSLIHPPPRRRSYVPPEDLQSCLESHVREVFGPSVPQDWQQTPLQENRLKHRLLARLAAELGHAVPNSQLHRMRRAGDVLGFYRSPVKDSTKIDELAAAELPPNLKIIWQQ